From Variimorphobacter saccharofermentans, one genomic window encodes:
- a CDS encoding DedA family protein: MSFITNIINEYGLIAIFVIILLEYACFPVSSEIVLPFSGAVASVNQTSFLIILPLSVIAGLIGTGICYAVGWYGGGAIINGISHKFPKAKKGIESANEKFKVHGASAVCIGRVIPLIRTYIALIAGASKLHPITYFTASAIGITIWNTLLIGLGYMLRENYQYVGIYYERYKHNLIPVAFTCLLAFLISRIIKHKNKKELKHK; the protein is encoded by the coding sequence ATGAGTTTTATTACCAATATTATTAATGAATATGGCTTAATTGCTATCTTTGTCATAATTCTTCTGGAATATGCCTGTTTTCCTGTATCCAGTGAAATTGTTCTTCCCTTCTCTGGAGCGGTAGCTTCTGTGAATCAAACAAGTTTCCTAATAATTCTTCCATTAAGTGTTATTGCTGGATTGATAGGTACCGGCATATGCTATGCTGTCGGATGGTATGGCGGAGGTGCCATCATTAATGGCATTTCACACAAATTTCCAAAAGCAAAGAAGGGAATAGAATCAGCTAACGAAAAATTTAAGGTACATGGTGCCTCAGCCGTATGCATCGGCAGAGTTATTCCATTGATAAGAACCTATATTGCTTTGATTGCCGGTGCTTCCAAATTGCATCCGATCACCTATTTTACAGCCTCCGCTATAGGTATAACCATCTGGAACACACTGCTGATTGGGTTAGGTTATATGCTACGAGAAAACTATCAATATGTCGGTATATATTACGAACGCTACAAGCATAATCTCATACCTGTAGCGTTTACCTGCCTTTTAGCGTTTCTTATTAGTCGAATAATAAAACATAAAAACAAGAAAGAGCTAAAGCATAAGTGA
- a CDS encoding CDP-alcohol phosphatidyltransferase family protein codes for MKLLSKFSKKDLWSVPNILCYIRFMLIPIFLILYIRAEEPVEYLKAAAIVFLSGLTDFLDGFIARRFDMVTELGKLIDPLADKLTQASLIFVLVVKFKWMILLLVLFVAMQLFLLIAGLVMLRKGTKLNGAKWFGKVSTTVFYAVMLVLVAVPTLSTNITNVLMLICGAFLLLSFLLYIREYVDMYHRLERVEQK; via the coding sequence ATGAAATTACTATCTAAATTTTCAAAAAAGGATTTATGGAGCGTTCCGAATATTCTATGTTATATACGGTTTATGCTGATTCCCATATTTCTAATTCTTTATATTAGAGCCGAGGAGCCAGTAGAATATCTGAAAGCGGCAGCAATCGTATTCTTATCGGGATTAACGGACTTTTTGGATGGATTTATAGCCCGAAGATTTGATATGGTTACCGAGTTGGGAAAGCTGATAGATCCTTTAGCAGATAAATTAACACAGGCGTCATTAATATTCGTTTTGGTTGTTAAATTTAAGTGGATGATTTTACTGCTGGTTCTTTTTGTTGCAATGCAGTTGTTTCTACTGATAGCTGGCTTGGTAATGCTAAGAAAGGGAACAAAGTTGAATGGAGCAAAATGGTTTGGTAAGGTATCAACAACAGTCTTTTATGCGGTGATGTTAGTTCTTGTTGCAGTTCCTACCTTATCTACGAACATAACAAATGTGCTAATGCTGATATGCGGTGCATTTCTATTGTTATCATTTTTGCTTTATATAAGGGAATACGTGGATATGTATCATAGATTAGAACGTGTGGAACAGAAATAA
- a CDS encoding LacI family DNA-binding transcriptional regulator, which produces MATIKDIANKLGIAVSTVSKGLNGASDISDEMRQLVLDTAVEMGYASKKMKASGSRKVCIFIENMDYENIEQFGYEIIVGFKLAAARRHWDVNVVPTNLNMQTAEKFDSYMLKNGYSGAFLLGFTLHDDWVQQLNKTSVPTVLLDNYIERNNHIGYVGTDNYEGIDLAVSHLYSLGHKKIAFLNGSKNSMVSEQRQQSFITSMEKHGLEVNEDLIEYGYYVPDCAKDYVPGFVKHGATAIMCASDLIATGVITELHKLGLKVPEDVSVIGFDDLPIASQLTPSLTTIRQDRTDLGKSAFLLLDGLVHNVTISKLLLRAKFIQRESTGPCKN; this is translated from the coding sequence ATGGCAACGATAAAAGACATTGCAAATAAACTCGGGATAGCAGTTAGCACCGTATCCAAGGGGTTAAATGGTGCCAGTGATATTAGTGATGAAATGCGTCAGCTTGTATTAGACACTGCTGTAGAGATGGGTTATGCATCGAAGAAAATGAAAGCCTCTGGCTCGAGAAAAGTATGCATATTTATCGAGAATATGGATTATGAAAACATCGAACAATTCGGTTACGAAATTATTGTTGGCTTTAAATTGGCTGCTGCCAGAAGACATTGGGATGTAAATGTCGTTCCGACGAACCTGAATATGCAAACTGCTGAAAAGTTCGACTCCTATATGCTAAAAAACGGTTATAGCGGAGCGTTTCTACTAGGTTTCACCCTACATGATGATTGGGTACAGCAATTAAATAAGACCTCTGTACCTACTGTTCTACTAGATAATTATATTGAACGAAATAATCATATTGGTTATGTTGGTACTGACAACTATGAGGGTATCGATCTTGCAGTATCCCATTTATATAGTCTGGGTCATAAGAAGATTGCCTTTCTTAACGGATCTAAGAATTCCATGGTATCCGAACAAAGACAGCAATCCTTTATCACCAGTATGGAAAAACATGGTCTAGAGGTTAATGAAGATTTAATTGAATATGGTTATTATGTACCGGACTGTGCAAAGGATTATGTACCAGGCTTTGTTAAACACGGGGCAACCGCAATTATGTGTGCAAGTGATCTGATCGCAACCGGAGTTATTACAGAACTACATAAGTTGGGGTTAAAGGTACCTGAGGATGTAAGTGTGATAGGTTTTGATGATCTTCCCATCGCGTCCCAGTTAACTCCATCTCTTACCACCATCCGTCAGGATCGTACGGATTTAGGTAAAAGTGCGTTTTTACTTTTAGATGGTCTTGTACACAATGTCACCATTAGTAAATTGCTGCTTCGTGCCAAATTCATCCAACGGGAAAGCACCGGGCCATGCAAAAATTAA
- the malQ gene encoding 4-alpha-glucanotransferase: MTISKKQELIRGAGILMPISALPSSYGIGTLGREAYRFADFLYRIGCRYWQVLPVGPTSYGDSPYQSFSAFAGNPYFIDLDFLAEEGLLKPEEIMEQEWQQEEDCIDYARIYQLRFCILRKAYHRSNHKDTQEFIRFRNKNCYWLKDYCRYMAIKEHFDSHEWQLWEDNIRNRDRNAIEYYDSLLEDEIDFWEFCQYKFREQWDRLKSYVNKLDIQVIGDIPLYVAADSSDVWVHTDLFELDQRKNPVNVAGVPPDAFSDLGQRWGNPLYRWDTIEKNDFIWWRERMRISAELYDVIRIDHFIGVVNYYSIPADCPTAVEGEWKKGPGSKLTKIISESIGDAKIIAEDLGVLTQEVRDLIEQTGYPGMRILEFGLEGPADHEYLPHNYKSTNLVAYTGTHDNETLVGYLADKTEEELSFTYRYFNVSSKEELPYAVIRSLYSSIADVVIVQMQDLLLLDNSARMNFPSTIGGNWKWRMKQEHYEFLNEEILREYADLSARSPKINEKTELDVTKEVEDTE; encoded by the coding sequence ATGACAATATCAAAGAAACAAGAATTAATAAGGGGAGCAGGAATACTAATGCCAATCAGTGCATTACCATCTTCCTATGGAATTGGTACTTTGGGCAGGGAGGCATATCGTTTTGCTGATTTTCTATATCGGATTGGTTGTCGTTATTGGCAGGTACTTCCTGTGGGACCAACCAGTTATGGTGACAGCCCTTATCAATCCTTTTCTGCATTTGCCGGAAATCCGTATTTTATAGATCTGGATTTCTTAGCAGAGGAAGGTTTGCTAAAGCCAGAAGAGATTATGGAACAGGAATGGCAACAGGAGGAAGACTGCATTGACTATGCAAGGATTTATCAGTTGCGTTTTTGCATCCTTAGAAAGGCATATCATAGAAGTAATCATAAGGATACACAGGAATTTATTCGTTTTCGCAATAAGAATTGCTATTGGCTAAAGGATTATTGTAGATACATGGCAATAAAGGAGCATTTTGATAGTCATGAGTGGCAATTGTGGGAGGATAATATTCGTAACAGAGATCGAAATGCAATCGAGTATTATGACAGCTTATTAGAGGATGAGATTGACTTCTGGGAATTTTGCCAATATAAATTCAGAGAACAATGGGATCGGTTAAAGTCCTATGTTAATAAGCTGGATATACAGGTAATCGGTGATATTCCTCTTTATGTTGCTGCCGACAGTTCGGATGTATGGGTTCATACAGATTTATTCGAATTGGATCAGAGGAAGAACCCGGTGAATGTAGCAGGGGTACCACCAGATGCATTTTCTGATTTGGGTCAGCGATGGGGTAATCCTCTTTACAGATGGGATACCATTGAGAAAAATGATTTCATCTGGTGGAGAGAGAGAATGAGAATTTCAGCAGAGCTGTATGATGTAATCCGAATCGATCACTTTATCGGAGTTGTAAATTACTACTCCATACCTGCGGATTGCCCCACTGCAGTTGAAGGTGAATGGAAAAAGGGACCGGGAAGCAAGTTAACGAAGATTATAAGTGAATCAATCGGTGATGCCAAAATCATAGCGGAGGACTTAGGGGTACTGACACAGGAGGTAAGAGATCTGATTGAACAAACAGGATATCCTGGTATGAGGATCCTGGAATTTGGTTTAGAGGGTCCTGCAGATCATGAATATCTGCCTCATAATTATAAGAGTACTAATCTGGTAGCATATACGGGAACCCATGATAATGAGACACTGGTTGGTTATCTGGCCGACAAGACGGAGGAGGAACTGAGCTTCACTTATCGCTATTTTAACGTTAGTAGCAAGGAGGAACTTCCTTATGCTGTGATCCGTTCTTTGTATTCCAGTATTGCGGATGTTGTAATTGTACAAATGCAGGATTTACTACTGCTTGATAATTCGGCAAGAATGAATTTTCCATCCACCATCGGAGGTAACTGGAAATGGCGCATGAAGCAGGAGCATTATGAATTCCTGAATGAGGAGATATTAAGAGAATATGCTGATCTTTCTGCACGTTCACCGAAAATAAATGAGAAAACAGAATTGGATGTTACGAAAGAGGTTGAAGATACAGAGTAA
- a CDS encoding glycogen/starch/alpha-glucan phosphorylase: MDSNFKANVNAVLDLDYGVSIKEANTIQLYNAVSKAAMKSLGKNWSLEANGKKVCYLSAEFLIGRMIYNNLYNMGLLNQFFELMSENNLDIRIFEDIEDAALGNGGLGRLAACFLDSGATLGITLNGYGIRYKYGLFKQYFENGFQMEMPDDWQRFGDPWSVRKEEEKVRIDFKNQSVYAVPYDTPVIGYGDKKVNTLRLWQAEPIESFDFELFNEQKYDKASKNRNEAEAISSLLYPNDSTNQGKKLRLKQEYFFSSATLQDMKRKYKKKYGDDFNRFSAEYAIQLNDTHPVIAIPEFIRLMMEEEGISFAKALRIAKETFAYTNHTVMSEALEKWNATLFKAVVPQVYKYITMIQKALVKELKTFGKVTTEEQKPYLIIDNNTIHMAKLAIYASHSTNGVAQLHTDILKKDALKEWYEIYPERFNNKTNGITQRRWLALANMELSGFITDKIGSSWVTNLDHLKELEKFANDKIVIKQFGDIKRIKKRQLADYIYKKEGIRIDPDFIFDIQVKRLHEYKRQLLNAFSILDIYYGLKEGRITEFNPTVFLFGAKAAPGYYRAKGIIKYINEIAKMIDDDASVKDKLKVVFVSNYNVSYAEKLTPAADISEQISTAGTEASGTGNMKFMLNGAVTLGTYDGANVEIVDQAGEENNYIFGARVEDIEAIKNDYDPMKLYKQHPRIKKVLDTLIDGTFDDGGTGMFQELYESILTGASWHKPDHYYLLLDFLPYCETKLRVNADYSDTFTFRRKCFLNTANAGKFSSDRTIRDYANEIWN, from the coding sequence ATGGATAGTAATTTTAAGGCAAATGTAAATGCTGTATTAGATCTGGATTACGGGGTATCAATTAAGGAAGCAAATACAATTCAGCTTTATAATGCAGTATCCAAAGCAGCTATGAAAAGCCTGGGTAAGAATTGGAGCCTGGAAGCTAACGGTAAGAAGGTTTGTTATCTTTCCGCAGAATTCTTAATAGGTCGTATGATTTATAACAATCTGTATAACATGGGATTGTTAAATCAGTTTTTCGAGCTGATGAGTGAAAACAACTTGGATATTCGTATATTTGAAGATATCGAGGATGCTGCACTAGGTAACGGCGGATTGGGAAGACTGGCAGCCTGCTTCCTGGATTCAGGAGCAACACTTGGTATCACTCTGAACGGATATGGCATCCGGTACAAATACGGTCTATTTAAACAATACTTTGAGAACGGCTTTCAGATGGAAATGCCGGACGATTGGCAGAGGTTTGGAGATCCATGGTCCGTCAGAAAGGAAGAGGAAAAAGTCCGGATTGATTTTAAGAACCAATCCGTATATGCAGTTCCCTATGATACTCCTGTTATAGGCTATGGTGATAAAAAAGTGAATACACTGCGCTTATGGCAGGCAGAACCCATTGAAAGCTTTGATTTTGAACTATTTAATGAGCAAAAATACGATAAGGCATCGAAAAACAGAAATGAAGCAGAAGCAATCAGCAGCTTATTATATCCAAATGATAGCACCAATCAGGGGAAGAAGCTTCGATTAAAGCAGGAATACTTTTTTTCATCGGCAACTCTTCAGGATATGAAAAGAAAATATAAGAAAAAGTATGGGGATGACTTTAATCGTTTTTCTGCTGAGTATGCGATTCAATTAAATGATACGCATCCGGTAATCGCCATACCAGAGTTTATCCGTTTGATGATGGAAGAAGAAGGTATTAGCTTTGCTAAGGCTTTGCGGATTGCAAAGGAAACCTTTGCATATACGAACCACACAGTAATGTCAGAGGCATTGGAAAAGTGGAATGCTACCCTGTTTAAAGCGGTTGTACCTCAGGTATACAAATACATTACAATGATCCAAAAAGCGTTAGTAAAGGAGTTAAAAACCTTTGGTAAAGTGACAACTGAGGAGCAAAAGCCCTACCTGATCATCGACAACAATACCATTCATATGGCCAAACTTGCAATCTATGCAAGTCATTCTACAAATGGGGTAGCACAGCTTCACACAGACATTCTAAAGAAGGATGCATTAAAAGAATGGTATGAGATTTATCCTGAGCGCTTTAATAACAAAACCAATGGAATTACTCAACGCAGATGGCTTGCATTAGCTAACATGGAGCTTTCAGGCTTTATTACGGATAAAATCGGCAGTTCCTGGGTCACAAATCTGGATCATTTGAAGGAACTTGAGAAATTCGCCAATGATAAGATAGTAATCAAGCAGTTTGGAGATATTAAACGGATTAAGAAAAGACAATTAGCTGATTATATCTACAAAAAGGAAGGCATCCGGATTGATCCTGACTTTATCTTTGACATACAGGTGAAAAGACTTCATGAATATAAGCGTCAGTTGTTGAACGCATTTTCTATTTTGGATATCTATTATGGACTGAAGGAAGGAAGAATTACCGAATTCAATCCTACCGTATTTCTCTTTGGTGCCAAGGCAGCTCCCGGATACTACAGAGCTAAGGGAATTATTAAGTATATTAATGAAATAGCGAAAATGATTGATGATGACGCATCAGTAAAGGATAAGCTAAAGGTTGTGTTTGTATCAAATTATAATGTTTCCTATGCGGAAAAGCTCACACCTGCAGCTGATATTTCCGAACAGATCTCAACAGCGGGTACAGAGGCATCCGGTACCGGTAATATGAAATTCATGTTAAACGGAGCGGTTACCTTAGGGACCTATGACGGAGCCAATGTAGAAATCGTGGATCAGGCAGGAGAAGAGAATAATTATATCTTCGGTGCAAGAGTGGAGGACATCGAAGCGATAAAGAATGACTATGATCCGATGAAATTATATAAGCAACATCCAAGAATTAAAAAGGTGCTTGATACACTCATAGACGGTACATTTGATGATGGAGGAACTGGAATGTTCCAGGAGTTATATGAATCGATATTAACAGGTGCTAGCTGGCACAAGCCGGATCATTATTATCTGTTACTTGATTTTCTGCCCTATTGTGAAACAAAGCTTAGGGTGAATGCGGATTATTCCGATACTTTTACTTTCCGGAGAAAGTGCTTTTTAAATACCGCGAATGCCGGTAAATTCTCAAGCGATAGGACTATTAGGGATTACGCAAATGAAATATGGAACTAA